CGCCAATTCTGCTGCTGTCGTTGCGATGGTGGGTGATGGCATCAACGATGCCCCTGCGCTGGCTCAGGCCGATGTGGGCATTGCCATCGGTACCGGCACCGATGTAGCCATGGCCGCCGCGCCGATCACCTTAATCAGCGGTGATTTACGCAGTGTGCCCAAGGCGATTGCGCTTTCACGCCGAACCTTGAAAACTATCCAGCAAAATTTGTTCTGGGCATTTTTCTATAATGTAATTTTGATCCCTGCTGCGGCGGTTGGTTTTTTAAATCCCATGTTGGCTGCCGGAGCGATGGCCTTTAGCAGTATTTTTGTCGTGACCAATAGCTTGCGTTTGCGACGCTATAACCCATAGGAGTTTCAATGTTTCAAAAACAGGAATTCTCAAGAAAAGCAAATATCCGCTGGATGATTTCGGTTGTAATCCTATTGGCCGCTTTTCTTTTGCAGGCATGTAGCAGTACTCCGGTAGGCGTGCAAGTAGGTACAGATGC
Above is a window of Chloroflexota bacterium DNA encoding:
- a CDS encoding redoxin domain-containing protein, whose amino-acid sequence is MFQKQEFSRKANIRWMISVVILLAAFLLQACSSTPVGVQVGTDAPSFSLPSTDSRLISLADYAGQPVLLYFHMAVG